Genomic window (Oncorhynchus mykiss isolate Arlee chromosome 21, USDA_OmykA_1.1, whole genome shotgun sequence):
CAGCATTTACTGTACAGAGACTGGGAGATTGTTTCCCTTACCAGTTCCTTGGACTTGGCCACCTGGGACCTCTCCCATGTCTGTGGCACCATTTGATTCCTCAGCCAGAGAGTCACAGGGTAGATACTTGTTCCCGAATATTTGCACAAACTGATCGTAGAATTTGCACTCAACTTTTTCCCCTCCAATCCTGTGAAAATAGAACATAACATTTGGTTGTTGATTCAATACTTATTCCTCATATCTGGTTAGTTAATGAGCTTTGCTTATCTAACATGAGCATGGCAAACCTCTGACCATGAATACAAAACTATATGGAGTCTTCATAATCCATTCACAATTATAAATAGTGGTTATCAATTTCATATGCATATCTTTTCCCCCATGGCTTACTGTTTGCTCTCGCAGAACTGGCGAAAGTTGGCCTTTAGCCGCTTCACTCTAGACTGGCACTGTTCGGCTGTCCTCAGGTAGCCCTCGTTGGCCATGGCCTGAGAGATCTCAGTGAAAATGTGTCTGTTTTTAGTGCAGCCCTTCAGATCCTCCTGGACCTCGTCACTCCCCCAGATACTGAGGAGGACCTGGGTCTCACTGTCACTCCAGGAGAACTTGGAGCCGTCAGTTAAAGGACGGCTAGCTGAAGACAAAGACACCCAATGAACACATTGTTTACAATGGGAAGGGGGTTAGTGTAAATAAGACAACTCATAGAACATTTAAAGGTATGGTATGGCTTTGCTTTACCTTTCCTTTGGTCAACTTCAAGTGTAGGCTCCCAGACAGCAGCTTCCTCATTGTCTAACGAATCTTCGGCCAAACTGTCAACGTTGAGCTCCCTCGAGAAAATCTCCTCCATCTGGTCGTAGAACTTACATTCCATTCTGAGGAAAGGGAAGATTTGACTATTTAATTTCAGTTGAATCATCATATCCTCTGACCACATGTACTACGTAACAATAACAGTGATAAAAACAAGACTGCAATTACATTGTTTACTCATGTGATGAAAATAAGTAAAGCATTGATTTGTTGACTTAAAGATATTGCGTCAATTTATATCCGATGATGTGGCGTGATTTTTAAAGTAAATAACTAGACATGAAATGGTAGTTATAAATCTTTTGCATTCACTTGTCATGGTGGAAGCTGGCCTTGAGTCGTTTGATGCGGGTGTGGCACTGCTCAGCTGTCCTGATGAACCCCTGGGTCGTCATCCTCCGTGAGATGTATTCAAACACATGTCTGTTCTTCAAGCAGCCGCGGAGGGAGAGCTGCACATGGTCCTCACCCCAGACCTCCAGCAGAGCCTGGGTCTCCCGATCGGACCAGGGCATCTTTCTGCTGGACTCCGCCACAGCGTAACTGACTGAGCCCTGGCCttcaaaaaaatatgtttttgggaGGCTTTAGGTGGCTACTAAGTACATTTTTGAAGATTGATTATGACTAAGGTCCTGATTTGACCTGACCAAGACAAACAACTGTTGGCACTGACACAGGAAAAACACAGGGCCCTAATTACATTAGACTTTGAGGGTAAGGATAATGAGGAGGCACCATACCCGTTTCCTGATCTGGTTCCTCAGTGGGATCTGGATTGAAGTCATCACACAAATCAACAATCTCTGCATCGAGGGAGAGCGTGTCGTTGCCTAGCACCGGCTCCAGGAACCTGTAGTATCTGAAGAGTAAGGGCTCCCCTCCGTTTCTGTAGGTACgaccagaggtagagagaagtgggggggttCATTTGTAACAGGTACCAATTTAGGCACCATGACTCACCTTACTCACAAATAATCTGTGCTTTGCACTTACGCCCTGCTGTGGAGACACCGTCGGTAGGTTTTCCTCAGCCGCTTAACCCTCGAGTGGCACTGCTCAGCTGTTTTGAAGTGCCCAATGGTGGCCAGCTTCTCCGCTATGTCGGCGAAAATGTGCCCGTTGCGGACGCAACCTCGTAGACTGGCCTGGACATCCTCGTTCCCCCACAGCTCAATGAGGGCCAGCGTCTCTGGCTCTGACCACGGGATGCATCTCATCCCATCAGCACCTGCTCCGGGAGATATATACATTGGAAACATCCAGTGTCTTCAGTGTAAACCGATAACTGTCTGTATTACCACCGTACctgtgtcctggtctactgttggaTCGTCTCTTTCATCATACTCATCAATGGACGCCGCTTCATGCCCAAGTATTCGCTCCAACTGATTGTAGAACTTGTATTCCACTCCCTTTCTTCCACATCTGAGAACAGCAGACAGAAAAGGaagccatttaaaaaaattagATGCAGAATTGTGGCTACGGGTTAGATTTGAGTACACTTATTTGTATGCTTCTGCAAATGAAAATCAACATAAAATAAAGGGTCCAATTTAAACCTGTTTTGTACACATACTTTTTCCTGTCGTAGCACTGACGGAAGTTGTTCCTCATGGACTTGACTTTCCAACGACACTGCTCTGGGGTCTTGGAGTACCCTTGGTCATGCATCTTTTCTGATATGTCCATGTAGACAGGGCCGTTATAGACAAAGTCTCTCAGCACCCTCTGAACCTCATCCTCCCCCCAGATGTCAATGAGGGCCAGGGTCTCAGGATCCAACCATGAGCCTGGTGTGATCTTCTCAGAAGTGGTGTAGTTGTCCACTTCTGTACACTCTAAATACAAAACAGCCCAATAACATGAAAGTGTCTCTGTTTAGACTTGGCAAAGGAACTTGTGTTGAGGGGACGGCACCTACAGTAGAACCAGTAGTTAAATagactgctcaaaaaataaagggaacactaaaataacacatcctagatctgaatgaatgaaatattcttattaaatactgttttctttacatagttgaatgtgctgacaacaaaatcacacaaaaattctcaatggaaatcaaatttatcaacccatggaggtctggatttggagtcacactcaaaattaaagtgggaaAACCACACTagaggctgatccaactttgatgtaatgttcttaaaacaagtcaaaatgaggctcagtggtgtgtgtggcctccacgtgcctgtatgacctccctaaaaacgcctgggcatgctcctgatgaggtggcggatggtctcctgagggatctcctcccagacctggactaaagcatccgccaactcctggacagtctgtggtgcaacgtggcgcgAGACATGATTTCCCAGATGTGTTcagttggattcaggtctggggaatgggcgggccagtccatagcatcaatgccttcctcttgcaggaactgctgacacactccagccacatgaggtctagctttgtcttgcattaggaggaacccagggccaactgaaccagcatatggtctcacaaggggtctgaggatctcatctcggtacctaatggcagtcaggctacctctggcgagtacatggagggctgtgcggccccccaaagaaatgccaccccatgactgacccaccgccaaaccggtcatgctggaggatgttgcaggcagcagaacgttctccacggcgtctccagactctgtcacatctgtccagtgtgaacctgctttcatctgtgaagagcacagggcgccagtggcaaatttgccaattttggtgttctctgacaaatgccaaacgtcctgcacggtgttgggctgtaagcacaactcccacctgtggacgtcgggccctcataccaccctcatggagtctgtttctgaccgtttgagcagacacatgcacatttgtggcctgctggagatcattttgcagggctctggcagtgctcctcctgctcctccttgcacaaaggcggaggtagcggtcctgctgctgggttgttgccctcctacggcctcctccacgtctcctgatgtactggcctgtctcctggtagcacctccatgctctggacactacgctgacagacacagcaaaccttcttgccacagctcgcattgatgtgccatcctggatgagctgcactacctgagccacttgtgtgggttgtagactccgtctcatgctaccactagagtgaaagcaccaccagcatttgtcttgctaattgcctataatttccacctgttgtctattccatttgcacaacagcatgtgaaatttattgtcaatcagtgttgcttcctaagtggacagtttgatttcacagaagtgtgattgacttggagttacattgtcttgtttaagtgttccctttatttttttgagcagtgtatataacaaACAGGGTTCAATCTGACATAGCCATGCTGGGTGTCAATAGAACGTTTGCATAGTTTGAAATGAGCTGAACTTTTTACCTTGAAGTGAGTCACTGTTTGATTCATCTGATATGTCATTGGTCAAGTCTGTCACCACTGTGCTGGTAGAGGGAGGCTGCCTCTCAAGTATTTGATCTAAAATATTGTAGAACTTAAAATGAACCTGCTCAGATCCAGATGAACTAGGAAGAGCACAGGTAGAGAGAGATTGCAAAATTAGAATCAAATACGTAATCCAATTCACATTAGCAACATGACAAATGTATCAACAATAGAAGCTGAAATGCAATGGCCACCTGATGGTTTCCTGGCACTGCCGATAGCTGGCTTTCAAACGCTTTATCCTGGTGTGGCACTGCTCTGCAGTTCTGTGATAACCACGGATGTTGAGCTTTTCCGAAATCTCTGAGTATATGTGACCGTTGTGCGGGCAGCGCTTCAGGTTCTGCTGCACAGTGTCGTCTCCCCAGAGCTCCAGAAGGATCACTGTCTCGCCGTCCACCCAGGGGATCTTCTTCCTGTCCTCTGGCACGCCCACCACAGCCTCTGGATGGATCAGAGTCAAAGGGAAATAGTGTGTGAGAAGGATTGGCCCAATCCCAAACCATCCACTCACCCTTGTCCCTAAAACCTTGCTGACCTCATCTCACAGATATCAAAGAATGAGTCAGATATGCTATGTTGAGTTTCTTCCCAGTCCTTCAAGTTGATCTTATTATAGTATACTAGTGAAAGAGGAACTGGTTAACCAGTAGAGAATGTGACCATACCCCTCTCCTGGGAAGAGTTAACAGAGCACTCGTTGTCTGCTGACCATGCTTCTCTAGAGTCCATGTCAAGACAGTTTTCTGACACCTCCACGTATGAGGGAAGCTCATTCCCCAGTATTCTCTCCAGTAGGTCATAGAATTTGCATTCTACTTGCTCTCTGCCTTTCATGCTGTGTTTGGGGAAAGAAAACAAAGCACATTTTCAAAACAAATCATTTTTCTGGCTCAAATAGACCAAATGTAAGCCATCACAGGATCACAGTGGGACTCCCAATGCACAAAGAAAATGATTGTTAAACTATAACTGACATACTTGTTCTCGTAGCACTGTCGGAAACTCCGTTTCAGTCTTTTAACCCTTGTCTGGCATTGCTCTGCAGTCCGGATAAAGCCCTGGGCAGACATCTTTTGGGATATCACAGCAAAAAGGTGCCCATTTCTATGCATACCCCTCAATTCCCTCTGCATTTTGTCATCTCCCCATATGTTGATTAGGGTGAGGGTCTCCAAGTCTGTCCAGGGAACACTTCTTGTTCCTTCAGTGGAAATAGAGACAAACACAAGAGCAGTGATCACTGATTATTAATCATTTGATTGATTTAGATGAATCACATTGCAAATTCCAAATGTAAAATCAGCTGTATTAACATTCAAGCAGTTTGACCTCTTTGTAAGGTGGTGGGCAACATGctgcatgcaaacacacattaGCCCCTTTCCCAAGAGACAATATTATGTGATTTACCAAGAAAGGCACAATCGGACCATACCCATATCTTCTAGACCAGAGTGGCCAGGGAATTCCCAATCATCAGTGTCTTCTAGATGGTCATCTGTCACCTCTTCAACATCATAGGTGACCTCAGGAACCGTTAAGGGGGACACATTCCCAAGTATTCGCTCTAGCTGGTCATAAAATTTACACTCCACTCTGTATATAGGGAATGGTTTCAGTGTGAGAATATAGACAAGCACATTCAAGTGATATTGTCCATaagaaacaaaaatatattataataatacattCTATATACATTGCAAATGTTCTTTAGTAGTGTACTCACTTCTGCTGGAGAGACTGACGAAAGCTGTTCTTCAATCGTTTGATCCTGGTCTGACACTGCTCTACAGTTCTCATGTAGCCTCTCTCAGACATGTTTTTGGAAATGAGAGTGAACACGTGGCGATTTTTGACACAGCCTTTCAGAACTCGCTGCACAGAGTCTTTTCCCCAAATGTCTATGAGGTTTAGAGTCTCATCATCCGACCAAGGGACTTTGATGTCAGTCGTCATGGGATAGGCAGCATCTTGGGGTTCTTGACACAAAAGGGTAAGTAAAACTGTCATGCATTTTCTTTTACCATGTACTGTATTTCACATTTCATTCAGAACGAACAGAGATTCCACACCTGTGTATTCTCCCCATATCGAGATGAGAGGAGATTCACTAAAAGATTCGATATTCACTGGAGAATCCCTGTAAAAGAGGAAGACAGCAATGTATATAAAGCAGAattaaaatccccccccccccccaaaaaaatggaaTGACATCAAAGGCATGCTGGGAGACACACCAATATAAGCTACTTCAATATCAGTTCTTACTGAAACAGAGGTGAATCTGCTTGCCGTTTCCGGGGAACCTCCGAACTGTCGCTCATTTTCCTCTTCGAGGGCAGAGTCTGCCCTCGCCTACTCTCATTTGCTGAAAATGATGTTCCCTCCTCCACAATTTCATCTGTTTCAATTCTGTCCCTCTGTTCATTTCGCTTCTGTCTTGTTCTCTCAGATATCCTCCTCTTGCCAGTCTCCAGATTTGATTGGTCAATGGGAATCTCAATAATCTCTTCTTTATTTGGATGGTTTGAATTTGGTGTGGCATCTTGCAGGTGTTTTTGAGTTTGTTTGTCAACAGTAGTCCCCAGTTTTGtgactggagggagagacagagaggagaggatgcagTCGTCCATAGGTAAAGAGCAAGTGtctgagagaaatagagaatgaGAGGCTCAGTAAATCACTGCGACTTCTCACCCGTTTAGCTACAGTCAAATAATAAATGTATAATTCTAACAATCAAAGCAAAGTAATACAGTAGCAAAGACCATGACTCATCAGTCATAATTATCTACTAAGCCAGCCTTACCTTTTACGTCAACATGTCCAAGATTTCTGTGATGTTCAATTAAAGCCTTCATCTCCTCTGGCGGAGTCGCTGATTGCAAACACTCATCCAGAACTGAGGGGGCTCCATCAAGCCATGACACCATCTGAGAAAGAGCCCTTAGTCATTAGCAGTGGTAGGTTAAAGTTGAATACAATACATGCTGTATTTTGAAGGCAATTGTCAAGGTGCGTATGTGAAGTATAATGTTGAGTTCAATGGAGGCACCTGTGCAAAGTCTGGTACAGGCAGCAGCTCCTCCAGTCTGGAGAGGAACTCCCACAGGAGAATCTCCAGTGCTGTGTCATACTTCTGGCCGTACTGTACTGGGAACACCTCCTGGGGGAGTTAGAAGACATAAAAATGGAACtgtgagtgagggggggggggggggggggagagaaaattAGGGAGAGTGTCATCATCTCACCAGGAAGAAGTCCTCTTTCACACCTGGGTCTTGAAGAAGGGTTTGGACCAGCTCCAAGAAATTGGCCCCGGAATCTTCTACTTGTGCATCAGTCACCtttaacatgcacacacaccgcGGGAGATGAATTACCCAAACTATGTGTGTATTTCTTCCTATTGATTAAATTTATTTTatgcacaggaggctgctgaggggaaaacGGATCATAATAATTGCTGGAATAGAGTGAATGGAATGAtataacacatggaaaccatgtgtttgataacaTTCAATTTATGCCATTGcagacattactatgagcccgttcTCCcgaaatgaaggtgccaccagccgCCTGTGGGTTAATGTGCATAGTAAATCACCCACACAGTGGTCCCTGGGTGTAGTAATGGAAGCTTTGATTCTGTCCAGGTGGGGTTGGATGGTCTTAGGGTCGACTTGGTGATCACCACGACACAACTCCAGAACCAGCTATGgtcacaaaaaaaagtatttaaacgCTATCATCAGCGCTCTTGATACGCTTTCACCAGTGCGCTACGTGTTTACTGGTTCAACTATCAA
Coding sequences:
- the zgc:113263 gene encoding uncharacterized protein zgc:113263 isoform X1; protein product: MERSHTENYKDPLLSISYLRLLAPPLQLLSAAMWQVVQKGLVMHYGMLEEFVTSVTEMVPELLSYRQRAQLILGLRARLVLELCRGDHQVDPKTIQPHLDRIKASITTPRDHCVGDLLCTLTHRRLVAPSFRENGLIVTDAQVEDSGANFLELVQTLLQDPGVKEDFFLEVFPVQYGQKYDTALEILLWEFLSRLEELLPVPDFAQMVSWLDGAPSVLDECLQSATPPEEMKALIEHHRNLGHVDVKDTCSLPMDDCILSSLSLPPVTKLGTTVDKQTQKHLQDATPNSNHPNKEEIIEIPIDQSNLETGKRRISERTRQKRNEQRDRIETDEIVEEGTSFSANESRRGQTLPSKRKMSDSSEVPRKRQADSPLFQDSPVNIESFSESPLISIWGEYTEPQDAAYPMTTDIKVPWSDDETLNLIDIWGKDSVQRVLKGCVKNRHVFTLISKNMSERGYMRTVEQCQTRIKRLKNSFRQSLQQKVECKFYDQLERILGNVSPLTVPEVTYDVEEVTDDHLEDTDDWEFPGHSGLEDMGTRSVPWTDLETLTLINIWGDDKMQRELRGMHRNGHLFAVISQKMSAQGFIRTAEQCQTRVKRLKRSFRQCYENNMKGREQVECKFYDLLERILGNELPSYVEVSENCLDMDSREAWSADNECSVNSSQEREAVVGVPEDRKKIPWVDGETVILLELWGDDTVQQNLKRCPHNGHIYSEISEKLNIRGYHRTAEQCHTRIKRLKASYRQCQETISSSGSEQVHFKFYNILDQILERQPPSTSTVVTDLTNDISDESNSDSLQECTEVDNYTTSEKITPGSWLDPETLALIDIWGEDEVQRVLRDFVYNGPVYMDISEKMHDQGYSKTPEQCRWKVKSMRNNFRQCYDRKKCGRKGVEYKFYNQLERILGHEAASIDEYDERDDPTVDQDTGADGMRCIPWSEPETLALIELWGNEDVQASLRGCVRNGHIFADIAEKLATIGHFKTAEQCHSRVKRLRKTYRRCLHSRANGGEPLLFRYYRFLEPVLGNDTLSLDAEIVDLCDDFNPDPTEEPDQETGQGSVSYAVAESSRKMPWSDRETQALLEVWGEDHVQLSLRGCLKNRHVFEYISRRMTTQGFIRTAEQCHTRIKRLKASFHHDKMECKFYDQMEEIFSRELNVDSLAEDSLDNEEAAVWEPTLEVDQRKASRPLTDGSKFSWSDSETQVLLSIWGSDEVQEDLKGCTKNRHIFTEISQAMANEGYLRTAEQCQSRVKRLKANFRQFCESKQIGGEKVECKFYDQFVQIFGNKYLPCDSLAEESNGATDMGEVPGGQVQGTVSPESGSCPSSWELDLPWSIEETEALLDIWGSVRIQEDLRGNTEMEHMYTEISQMMADQGFMKTAEQCQTRATQLNLSIIPI
- the zgc:113263 gene encoding uncharacterized protein zgc:113263 isoform X2; this encodes MERSHTENYKDPLLSISYLRLLAPPLQLLSAAMWQVVQKGLVMHYGMLEEFVTSVTEMVPELLSYRQRAQLILGLRARLVLELCRGDHQVDPKTIQPHLDRIKASITTPRDHCVGDLLCTLTHRRLVAPSFRENGLIVTDAQVEDSGANFLELVQTLLQDPGVKEDFFLEVFPVQYGQKYDTALEILLWEFLSRLEELLPVPDFAQMVSWLDGAPSVLDECLQSATPPEEMKALIEHHRNLGHVDVKVTKLGTTVDKQTQKHLQDATPNSNHPNKEEIIEIPIDQSNLETGKRRISERTRQKRNEQRDRIETDEIVEEGTSFSANESRRGQTLPSKRKMSDSSEVPRKRQADSPLFQDSPVNIESFSESPLISIWGEYTEPQDAAYPMTTDIKVPWSDDETLNLIDIWGKDSVQRVLKGCVKNRHVFTLISKNMSERGYMRTVEQCQTRIKRLKNSFRQSLQQKVECKFYDQLERILGNVSPLTVPEVTYDVEEVTDDHLEDTDDWEFPGHSGLEDMGTRSVPWTDLETLTLINIWGDDKMQRELRGMHRNGHLFAVISQKMSAQGFIRTAEQCQTRVKRLKRSFRQCYENNMKGREQVECKFYDLLERILGNELPSYVEVSENCLDMDSREAWSADNECSVNSSQEREAVVGVPEDRKKIPWVDGETVILLELWGDDTVQQNLKRCPHNGHIYSEISEKLNIRGYHRTAEQCHTRIKRLKASYRQCQETISSSGSEQVHFKFYNILDQILERQPPSTSTVVTDLTNDISDESNSDSLQECTEVDNYTTSEKITPGSWLDPETLALIDIWGEDEVQRVLRDFVYNGPVYMDISEKMHDQGYSKTPEQCRWKVKSMRNNFRQCYDRKKCGRKGVEYKFYNQLERILGHEAASIDEYDERDDPTVDQDTGADGMRCIPWSEPETLALIELWGNEDVQASLRGCVRNGHIFADIAEKLATIGHFKTAEQCHSRVKRLRKTYRRCLHSRANGGEPLLFRYYRFLEPVLGNDTLSLDAEIVDLCDDFNPDPTEEPDQETGQGSVSYAVAESSRKMPWSDRETQALLEVWGEDHVQLSLRGCLKNRHVFEYISRRMTTQGFIRTAEQCHTRIKRLKASFHHDKMECKFYDQMEEIFSRELNVDSLAEDSLDNEEAAVWEPTLEVDQRKASRPLTDGSKFSWSDSETQVLLSIWGSDEVQEDLKGCTKNRHIFTEISQAMANEGYLRTAEQCQSRVKRLKANFRQFCESKQIGGEKVECKFYDQFVQIFGNKYLPCDSLAEESNGATDMGEVPGGQVQGTVSPESGSCPSSWELDLPWSIEETEALLDIWGSVRIQEDLRGNTEMEHMYTEISQMMADQGFMKTAEQCQTRATQLNLSIIPI
- the zgc:113263 gene encoding uncharacterized protein zgc:113263 isoform X3 is translated as MERSHTENYKDPLLSISYLRLLAPPLQLLSAAMWQVVQKGLVMHYGMLEEFVTSVTEMVPELLSYRQRAQLILGLRARLVLELCRGDHQVDPKTIQPHLDRIKASITTPRDHCVTDAQVEDSGANFLELVQTLLQDPGVKEDFFLEVFPVQYGQKYDTALEILLWEFLSRLEELLPVPDFAQMVSWLDGAPSVLDECLQSATPPEEMKALIEHHRNLGHVDVKDTCSLPMDDCILSSLSLPPVTKLGTTVDKQTQKHLQDATPNSNHPNKEEIIEIPIDQSNLETGKRRISERTRQKRNEQRDRIETDEIVEEGTSFSANESRRGQTLPSKRKMSDSSEVPRKRQADSPLFQDSPVNIESFSESPLISIWGEYTEPQDAAYPMTTDIKVPWSDDETLNLIDIWGKDSVQRVLKGCVKNRHVFTLISKNMSERGYMRTVEQCQTRIKRLKNSFRQSLQQKVECKFYDQLERILGNVSPLTVPEVTYDVEEVTDDHLEDTDDWEFPGHSGLEDMGTRSVPWTDLETLTLINIWGDDKMQRELRGMHRNGHLFAVISQKMSAQGFIRTAEQCQTRVKRLKRSFRQCYENNMKGREQVECKFYDLLERILGNELPSYVEVSENCLDMDSREAWSADNECSVNSSQEREAVVGVPEDRKKIPWVDGETVILLELWGDDTVQQNLKRCPHNGHIYSEISEKLNIRGYHRTAEQCHTRIKRLKASYRQCQETISSSGSEQVHFKFYNILDQILERQPPSTSTVVTDLTNDISDESNSDSLQECTEVDNYTTSEKITPGSWLDPETLALIDIWGEDEVQRVLRDFVYNGPVYMDISEKMHDQGYSKTPEQCRWKVKSMRNNFRQCYDRKKCGRKGVEYKFYNQLERILGHEAASIDEYDERDDPTVDQDTGADGMRCIPWSEPETLALIELWGNEDVQASLRGCVRNGHIFADIAEKLATIGHFKTAEQCHSRVKRLRKTYRRCLHSRANGGEPLLFRYYRFLEPVLGNDTLSLDAEIVDLCDDFNPDPTEEPDQETGQGSVSYAVAESSRKMPWSDRETQALLEVWGEDHVQLSLRGCLKNRHVFEYISRRMTTQGFIRTAEQCHTRIKRLKASFHHDKMECKFYDQMEEIFSRELNVDSLAEDSLDNEEAAVWEPTLEVDQRKASRPLTDGSKFSWSDSETQVLLSIWGSDEVQEDLKGCTKNRHIFTEISQAMANEGYLRTAEQCQSRVKRLKANFRQFCESKQIGGEKVECKFYDQFVQIFGNKYLPCDSLAEESNGATDMGEVPGGQVQGTVSPESGSCPSSWELDLPWSIEETEALLDIWGSVRIQEDLRGNTEMEHMYTEISQMMADQGFMKTAEQCQTRATQLNLSIIPI
- the zgc:113263 gene encoding uncharacterized protein zgc:113263 isoform X4 produces the protein MERSHTENYKDPLLSISYLRLLAPPLQLLSAAMWQVVQKGLVMHYGMLEEFVTSVTEMVPELLSYRQRAQLILGLRARLVLELCRGDHQVDPKTIQPHLDRIKASITTPRDHCVTDAQVEDSGANFLELVQTLLQDPGVKEDFFLEVFPVQYGQKYDTALEILLWEFLSRLEELLPVPDFAQMVSWLDGAPSVLDECLQSATPPEEMKALIEHHRNLGHVDVKVTKLGTTVDKQTQKHLQDATPNSNHPNKEEIIEIPIDQSNLETGKRRISERTRQKRNEQRDRIETDEIVEEGTSFSANESRRGQTLPSKRKMSDSSEVPRKRQADSPLFQDSPVNIESFSESPLISIWGEYTEPQDAAYPMTTDIKVPWSDDETLNLIDIWGKDSVQRVLKGCVKNRHVFTLISKNMSERGYMRTVEQCQTRIKRLKNSFRQSLQQKVECKFYDQLERILGNVSPLTVPEVTYDVEEVTDDHLEDTDDWEFPGHSGLEDMGTRSVPWTDLETLTLINIWGDDKMQRELRGMHRNGHLFAVISQKMSAQGFIRTAEQCQTRVKRLKRSFRQCYENNMKGREQVECKFYDLLERILGNELPSYVEVSENCLDMDSREAWSADNECSVNSSQEREAVVGVPEDRKKIPWVDGETVILLELWGDDTVQQNLKRCPHNGHIYSEISEKLNIRGYHRTAEQCHTRIKRLKASYRQCQETISSSGSEQVHFKFYNILDQILERQPPSTSTVVTDLTNDISDESNSDSLQECTEVDNYTTSEKITPGSWLDPETLALIDIWGEDEVQRVLRDFVYNGPVYMDISEKMHDQGYSKTPEQCRWKVKSMRNNFRQCYDRKKCGRKGVEYKFYNQLERILGHEAASIDEYDERDDPTVDQDTGADGMRCIPWSEPETLALIELWGNEDVQASLRGCVRNGHIFADIAEKLATIGHFKTAEQCHSRVKRLRKTYRRCLHSRANGGEPLLFRYYRFLEPVLGNDTLSLDAEIVDLCDDFNPDPTEEPDQETGQGSVSYAVAESSRKMPWSDRETQALLEVWGEDHVQLSLRGCLKNRHVFEYISRRMTTQGFIRTAEQCHTRIKRLKASFHHDKMECKFYDQMEEIFSRELNVDSLAEDSLDNEEAAVWEPTLEVDQRKASRPLTDGSKFSWSDSETQVLLSIWGSDEVQEDLKGCTKNRHIFTEISQAMANEGYLRTAEQCQSRVKRLKANFRQFCESKQIGGEKVECKFYDQFVQIFGNKYLPCDSLAEESNGATDMGEVPGGQVQGTVSPESGSCPSSWELDLPWSIEETEALLDIWGSVRIQEDLRGNTEMEHMYTEISQMMADQGFMKTAEQCQTRATQLNLSIIPI